In Besnoitia besnoiti strain Bb-Ger1 chromosome I, whole genome shotgun sequence, the genomic window GCGCCGCTCAAGTTGTTTTTACACCATATTTACTTTGTTTTTGATGCTTGTCTGTCCTGAGTGACGCCTCTCAACCTCTCGATGTCACCTCATTTGCGCATTCGGTGGTCTTTCGTCGGGCGCTCAACGCCGACATGTgcgcgctgtcggcgcctGTTTCTCGGATTCCCATTTTTCGCGCCTGCTTCTGGAGACGAAGAACCCGAGcaagctctctctctctttcgcgcTTGATGCCCAGAAGGGCACCATGCAGCTCAGTTGTGAACGCGTTTATCTCGACTGTGCTCGGTTTGCAGATCTGCAGTCTCACGTGGCAAACCCGTCctgtgcctcgcgcgcatTCGGGTGCACGCGGCTTGGTTCTGACTGCCTCATCCGGGTGTTTTTTCTCTGATTGGTGCTTTTCAGGATTTAGTCGAGTCGAAATGCTTCCCGGCGTGTCCGGAGGCGACTCAGGTTGCGCTCAacgaagctgcgcgcgacgcatgcgACGCTGAGATGAaccggaagaagaagagacagtgAATGTGAGGAGCGAAAAGGCTAGTgaagcggcgcgacgcggacgcagaaAAACAGGACGAGCACAGGCTGCCGGGGATCCGTTCCCCCCGTTGAAAGATGAGAggcgggagggaggggaTTTCGGAAATGAGGAGAGCAGAGAAAACGCTTTACACGCCCGACAACGAATCTGAGACGCAGCCACGAACGCACAGGGCCGTGGAGCGCAGAACGAGTCGAAGCGCAACGCGCGGGAGATTTCCGCTCGGTAGAGCTACAGCCACGCACGGGTCGAAGTTTgagaagaaaacggagaGACGGCAGCCAAGCAGCGGAAGAGAGCTGGCGTGAGGACAGGGAAGGCGCACAAGGAACGCAATGCAGGAAAAGTCGAACCGCCgcaagaggcgaaggaggtgGGCGGTCAGAAACAGAGACATCCTCCGAAGACTCGCCTCTCTTCCCGACGgatggcgcgccgcgccactTCGGGATGGTGAATTTCTGTGCTTCGATTTGCTGCGCGTCCTTCCTCCTGTCGGTTGTTCCTGTGTTACTGAAGCACGTTCTGCTCCCTCATGTGTGTCCCTCGTTCTCTCGActtcgcgccgtcgtcgtcgctgccggtCCTGCGTTGCCACTAACATCCTGGCTTTCACGTTTCGCCATTCACGAGTCACAAGTCgcacagccgcagccgctaGCGGAAGGTTGGCCTTTCCAaactgcggcagcggcctcacGCCGAGATCTCCCGCAGACgtttttcgccttttctgGTGCGAAGTCGCGTGAAACCTTCCTCTGCTGTGTGAGCTGCACAGGCCGCTATCTCTTCTAGGCGGAGGAATCCGCCGTTTGGGCGAAGCCTGCGCTTGCGAGCCGCGACTCGAGGTCGCCTAACCTTGTCAGTGCAGAGACTCCGACTCACAACTCGCCCAGAATATCAGAAAATAAGGCAAAACACAATTCGGCCATAGGCCGCGTGGAGTTCCACGCATTCAGCGCCGCATCTGCCCAAAGTGTGGCAGGGAGACGAGTTCCCTTATCAGGGAGCACACAGATACTTCGGTCGGCTTCGTGTGCCCCTTTTACGGCGGAGAGCTTGCACACCCACGTTCCTCAATGACATGTTGGCATCTTATCCGCAGtcatttacatatatatatacatggaCGTAGAGATCGGCCGATTTCTTATGGATGTGTTGGAGCGTCCTTTTATTTGGGTGCAGGCACGCACGTACACATTTCATTGTTATATAGACGCGCGTATTCATATATAGGACTGTATCCAGGTGCTGGTGCTCACCATCCACGGAAACTGTGTCACACGTGCAAGTACCGCATTTACAGGTACTTGGGTAgggtatatatacatatatagagagaTTTGAATGTGGCGATGCAACGCGTGGCTCCCTCGACATCGGGTAACGAAGAAAGGATCGCCAAACGAGGCGGGCAgtcttccgcggcgtgtAGTGTCCTCGGCCTGTGCTGTGCCTGAGTCGCTTAGCTGCCTTTTTAACGCTTGCAGCTATCAAAGCCATCCGCGTATGCGGCTGTGGCCTGAACTGGCGGCTCTTGTCTTTTCCAAAGTGAGTCAAGCCAATGAAAAACGAAATACGGAGCGCTTGAACAAATCAGAAAACAGAGTCTGAAGACTCGCCCTCGTTGCTATCACATGCACGTAGGACCCAAAAATCTGGCGCCGCAGgttcctgcatgcgcggctaCAATTAGCAAAGGAACAATCAGCGCATACTTTTTGTTGAACAAGCACGTTCAGCAGGATgccgtctgcagcggagTGTCTGCGCCATGAAGTCTGAATGAAAAAAGACGTCACTTCCGGACGGCTAGTTGCGCAGTTTCAGGATAAGGCTCTACACCGGCACACCGAGAAAGGAAGGGAGAAACCAGTTCGCGAGCTCGGCTCCGCGGTGATAGCGGTTTTTCAGAAATTTACAATGGCGTGAAGTCCCTTCCACGACGCAAACACACCCCGGTCTCTCCCTccgtatatatgtagataaATACACAAATGTGTATAAGCGGACTTCCAAGCACTCATGCAGACGCCATCGAGGTGTCTGCAGAAAAGTGTGAAGATGTCGCCTGGCGTGCGAAGCAGGATTGTGTGCGATATTGAGACGTACGCAAGTAAAAATCGCAGGAGATCCTCGCACATGCGTACGCGTTTCATGCATAAATGCGGGGCTGCATACAGAACCGTCGCCCACGCTCACGTTACACTAATCTCTCGTGTTTGTTTTCGAATTGTGCAATTTTAGTGGTAAGAAAATCTGCCTTGCCACCGCGGCCACCTGAGGTGTCCATTATGCTCAGCGGAGTCAAACCTGGTTGTTTCTCTGTGAAAGTCTATTCGCACTAGTCGAAAGAGAGATTCTACGACTGGGATTCGCATCTTTGGAGTATCGTCTTTAATttgctgcgtgcgcctctggcgccccCGCGTCTAGGGAcagagcgccgcgaacgccgcgtcGTTGGCAGACGACTTGCAGAGCTCTCATACTCTTTACCACGAAGCAACAAGCAGGGGACAACCTGCCCAAATTTTCTTGAAAACGCCGTGACCCTTGCACCAATTTCTGATTCGAAACGTCTCGATTTCGATACGGTAAGCTCGGACTAAATCTTAACGTCGCATGCAGTCCTGAGTTGGCTActtgcgggcgccgcggctacTTGCATGCTGCGCAGGCGTAAGAGGGAGACAGGCATTTGGAGCAGATGAACTCGAAGCAACGAAATTTGTATCACAGACGAAAAAGAATGATGGAAATGCAAAGCGGCACGTAGCAGGCGaagctatatatatatatatatatatgtatacatacataagtatatatatacatatatgaatatTTGTATATTTGTGCATGTGTAAAACTGCAGAAATATCTGGTGGGAGACCTagaaaggcgagagagcaCGCAAATGTCTGGCTTGTTTCGCAAAGGGGCAGATCTCGCCCGCAAGTGAGTTCAGGTCCTTCCTCACTTCAGGTTGCAGCATACCTCGCTGGCGGGgtttctgctttctttttTCAAATCAGATCGAGATTGCTTACCTCTAAAACGTGGCCTATagcttcttcgccttgctGCCCAAGCATTGTCGTCAACGCGAGCGCAGTACCCAAGCCCTGTCGAGTAAAGACGCACATTCGCGAGTCCCTCCGTTGTGGAAGACCCTTTTCAAAGCCAGGGCGGGGCGTAGGTGCCCCCGAAGATATGTTAAATAAGCAttcgtgtatatatatgtgtatatatcaGTATAGGGCTGTGATGGAAAGGAACAAAAGCCAATTGAGCATATGTGCGAAGAGTCAAACAGATAAGCCCATGTGTGCGTATATATACGCGCGGAAAtaggaggaggcgccgccgaaggcaaATGTGCAGACGTCAGCGGCGTCCTTGATTCGTAAGCTTCACCTAGACATCACTTCTCTTGCTAAAACATATACATAAGCATAAATTTGGAAATGGTCAACCCCGTATGCGCCAAAAACACCcggcatatatatgtgtatatgcatatgcgttGGTGCGTTTGTCATTTGTAGtcgtcggcgacgccgctctgcggcgagggAATTGCGCATGCCTCTGACGGAAGTAGCTGTGGGAACGGGCTCTAGGTTCCAGTCGAATGCTGGAAAGACGCCGCTGCTAAGTCTGCAAGCTTGTTCTTCCTACTCCGCATTGAGTCTTCCACTTGTTCGTTCTCTTCTCACCTTCGCGatctgctcgccgcgcgctgcttgcTCCTCCATCGCGTGCACAGCCTGGAGCGAGAATTCCCAGGTTGCAAATCCCTCGATTTGGCGCAGGCCCTGGAGAAGAGGATCGAGACGACAACGCATAGAAAGCTTTAGCCCAACAGACTTTTTCGGCGAGACGGAGATAAAACTTGGCATTATTCACTCGGTGTTCTGAATCACAGACGATGCAAGGACTCGTGGGCGGAAATTCATCCGCCTATCTTCGGCACCGTAAAAAAAAGTACACGACAGAGAATTCGCAGCGTGCCTcccaggcgcgcggagcAAGTTCCGTATAGGCTGGCATTTCTATGGATGCATATTTGTCTGCATATGTGTATTATGTAGAGACATGCTTATTTCCAGTagtatctatctatctatctatctatctatctatctatctatctatctatctatctatctatctatctatctatctatctatctatgtatatatatatatatatatatgttctGCACTCGGCGTGGTCTGGAAGGTGAGCGAGAGCTCTCTGCAGTCTCTGTCGAGGGAGGCAGGTAATCCAGACTGCCGCTCAATGCGGCGTTCCATTGCACCCTGTAGAAGCTTGTAACGCGGCTACGAAAGAGAAAGGTTGCGACGAACCCCTCGCGACACCCGCACAGCTCCGCGACTGGTACcaagcgcacgcgcagcgttTTGAGTGGCTACAAAACACAGCCgggcgagacagagaggacgcgaggaagttcgcgcgcctcttctgccaTGGCATTCCGAGTCCCGCTTACCTCCTCGTTGGCCGCCTTGGGTTCTTTGCACTCGCAGATCGCGTTGTTCATGTTCTTTCCCGGTATGACGAGCGTATGGTGGAAGATCCAAAAGTCCCTGGTTTCCGTGAGGACGAGGCCGCAgttgtcgtcttcgtcttcgaaaGAAGCACCCGCCGCGTACTTGTCTCGAATCGCATCGCCTTTGAGCGAGTAGCTCGTggtcgcgcagagcgagtTCAGCATCGAGACAAAGTGCGCCCGAcatttcttctgcttctcgtgATTGTTCAAAAAAGGCCTGAGGGACCAAACCCGAGAGCGCATCGGCAGAGAGAACAAACTCCCAAACCCGCTTAAGCGAAACAGCCCGCCCCCACCTGAGAATGGAGCCGCGGAAAGTGTGTGCGGCACCTGGGCGCCAGGCAGAGCCCACGCAGAGGCAAAAATGGGCAGTTTCCCAAAAAACGAAGAAAGGGACCATGCACACAGTAGGCGCACGCCAACAccgggcctgcagcgcgaccCAGCCTCTCTGGGATCTtcaggcagcgcctcgcagggcAGGTGAGAGACTGCAAAAGAAGCCAGTGACGCTCAGCATGCACTGAAGAGCAACAGCAACTGGACTCTCGGAGCCAAAAGCTTGTGGCAATGGCAACACCACTGCAAATTCAGGCGTTCAGCGTATCTGGAGATCTATGCAGAACCTGTGTAAACAGAATCACCACTCCATCGCCTGACCGGCCGACGAACCCCTACTCCCGGCGAAGCGTGGCGCACAGGCCTGCCTAGACGAGATACCGGCGCTCTCTCAatctcgcgcgaggctctctgCGGTTCATgcttctcgctctgcagGAGTTCCTTACGGCCGCTCTTTCCATTTTTCCGCTGCGTTCTCGGGAACGCAGCAGGTCATGCCTTCGGAGGCGCAGTTCACGGTCGGCTTCTCCAtgccaggcggcggcggcagctcctGCTTCTGCGGGCCCAGCCCCGGAAGCTGCAGGTGCTTCATGCCGCGGTTCCGGAAGAAGCCAGAGGCGTACAGCTGCTGCCCTgcgtcgaggagctgctgcagcggaaaTGCCTGCATCAGCGCGTTTCCCGCCTGCATCAGcccctgcgtcgtctgcagcagcgagccggCCGTcgacgctgcaggcgtggCGATCGTCGGCAggggcgccagcgccgagagcgcgcTCAGCGGCTGAGGGGCTGCGAAGCCAGAGtacgcgggcgcggcagcgggcgaggccgccggcggcaggaAGCTCCCGGCGGGCGTCGCGAACGAGGGCGCGTAGGCGGCCGGGACTGCGGCGCCCACCAGCACGGGGCTCGGGGGgagcggagccgcaggcggtgGAGACAGCCCCCCCGAGGCCCCGGGGACACTCGGAGGCGGCAGATAGACCCAGGGCGCGGGGGCAGGGGCTGCGACTCCGGGCGGCGCATTCgcagggggggaggagaaggagggcgCGACCTGCTGACGCTGCAACTGCCCcccggccgcaggcgcaagcgaagccgaagagggcgagggcaTTTGCGGATATGatcgcgagggcgccgctgaGTGGGAAGGCACCTCGGGGGGCGCTGAGAAAGCCGGCACGTTCGGCGGGCGCTCAgctggcgaaggcgccagGAACGACGAGAAATGCGGCGGAACCGACGACGTGGGAGGAGAATCCGCAGTCGACAAAGAATCTGAAACAAAAGTTGGAGGCGCCTGGATTGCGGTTGCGGTCGCCAGggcgctgggcggcgcgggctggCGCATGGGGGAAGGCGCTGCGGTTCTCGTGCCCTCGGAggcttgcggcggcgcagtctcTGGAACAGAGACGTCTTTCacgccggcgtctgcctcgtgcTTCGCCAatgaaggagagaaaaagtgCGTCTGAGAGCTCGGAGAAGGCGTGAGCACTTCCACATTCACTTCTTGTCCCTCGCTTGCTTTCCCGGAAGAGCGAGAACCGGGCATCGCGGCAACAGACATCTCAGCCAGgcccttcgcgtcgccggtGGACTCCCCTGCGTCAATTCTGGGACTTGCTTGAGGGAGAGTTCGCCCCTCAgcgagctccgcctcgcttGTCTTACCTCGCTCCTCATGAGGCCTTCCCTCAGATACGGCTGAGGCGGCGAgaaaagaggcagaagaaaaaaacggagGCAAGCCCGACGCCGGGGAACTGGAAGCTGTGCTCGGCGAAGCCGCTGTGGGGATgcgtgcctctgctgccggcAACGGCTGTGGATTGTCGCGGGCTGCGGTCGTCCCCGTCGTCTGTCTTTCTCCATCTTCTCTCTCGGCCGGATGGAGTTTGCCTGTTACCTCTTCGATTGCCAAGTCCCCGCGCCGTCCCTGTGGATGCTGATTGGTTGCTggctcgccagcgcggcTCTCAAAGCTTCCTATCTCTCCCGCGGGTCTTCGGTCTCGCCCCGTCTCTGCTCTTTGGTCGCGGCTTCCGGCGAGCCGCCCTCTCGCGTCGTCCTGCGCTAGCAggccctcgccttcttccccctcccgctgccgctgcgcctggaaCCCCGAGACGACAAAGGCATCGTCggctctcctcgcggtctCCCGCCCAGGCAGTGCGCGTTCCACGACGGAGCAAGAAGTTGGAGCCGACACGTAGCCCGCGGCGGGAAGGAGTCCCTCCACCGTGGCGTAGCGGTAGCAAAGCTCGACTTCCGGGAGGTAGGAAAAGAATCCgcacgaaggcgcagactgCGCGGGCGGAAAGGACGCCGgggagcccgccgccgcacctgcctcccgcgccagcgcgggggagcgcgacgcggccgccgcagctcggcAGGCTGCGAGGCACGTCGAAAGCGAACTGCGGCGGTCTACGACGTTCGCGAGTCCGCGGTAGCGGAAATTTTCCAGGAGACAGTTCTCCGGCACGCCCATCAGCGAGAGGAGCTGGTCGAGAGCGGAGGGGGAGACCGAGACGCCCAGCGCGGAGGGCAGAGCGACCACAGGGGGCAGCACGAcagccgacggcgccgggAGGCGCTTCGGGGGGGAGTGtgcagagggcgaagagaaggggaacgccgagaagccggagagagacagcggaggcgagatagagagacggcgcggggaggaagaaggcgcaagTCTGCTTGCCAAGAAAGGTTCTTCGCGGTCGTTGCCTGCAGAGTCAgcctcgcgtgcctcgctgctggGCGCAGCACGACGCGGAGAACTTGCCTTGCCGCCTGTGTCGTCTGAAGatgcctgctgcgcgcgctcttcCGAGCGACCCGCTCGCACGCTTGGATCCACCTGCATTGAGCTCGCGTTGTCACCCCCAGAGGCCGACGTAGGTTTTTCTTCtgtgggcgccgccgcgggtgaCTTTTTCTCAGATTCCCCTTTAGCCGCGCCTACCAGTTCTccttccccctcctccgTCGCATTTCCTGCAGCGTCTGTTTCTGGTTTCGTCTCCCCGCTATCGTTTTCGACTGCTTCGTCTTGCGCTGCGTCAGCGGGACCTTCCTCGTTGGCGGTTCTGtcgaggcgcctgcctgGCGAGACGGAGAGGGCAGCGTGTGGCTGGATCGGCGCCCCGGGTGACAGACGCCTGGATTCGCCTTCCAGCACAGTGGGGCTCCTGACGACCAGGCTTCGCTGGAGAGGGAAACCCGTCCCCAGGGCACCTCGAGCGTGGTGAGGGACAGAGGCCTCTGCTTGGTAACTGTGTGGGAGCGGGAGGCCGGGGCGAGCCTTgcttgcagcgccgccgccgcggcgggagtCGTGggcggcctgctgcgcgttgAGTTGAATGAGTCTCTCGGCAACGGCGCGAGGATCGAGGCCTTGCTttgccgcctccctctgaaTCTCCGCCCAGAACTGCCGCTCGCGATCAGCTTTGtgcagcgccgctcggcggtcggcctcgcgtcgctcaTCCTCTTCGAGTCGCTGCTTGTCGGCGTCGCGGTTTGCGGACGCCCGCTGGTACATCCCCAGGATCTTCTGCTGCAGGGGCTGGAAGAAGGGGAACTGCTTCAagccgaggacgccgcggctctgGCTCTTCACAAAGTTGAGAGCTGCGTCGAACCCCAGATTCAGAAACTCCGTGAGGCTTTCAATGACGGCGATTTGCTCCTTCGTGAGCAGCGACCGGAGATCGATGATCTCCTGAGGCAAACCTGCGTCCGCACTGTCCGCACCTTGGCCTGAGAGCACCTCGGAGCTTCCCTTTCCGCCGCCAGTAGAAGCGGGGCCTTTCTTTGCTCTCGAAGCTGTCTCTTCGAATCTCTCTTTCCCGCTCTCGTCGTCTTTCCTCGAGAGATGTTTCCGAGGCGAGCTTGGCTCCACGCCTCTGGCACCGACCTCCTGACCCTCCAGAACGGCGGCCGAAAAGGCGTCCGCCTGCAGGGACCCAGGAGTGTACGGAGATTCCTTCGAAGGCGAAAAGACTCCCATGCCTTCGAGCAGAGGCTGCCCACTTTTGCTCACGCTCGGGTTCCCGTCTTTCTGCGCAGCCTCTAAAGTCGGTTTCAGGCGTGGAGTCCCCGCGGTCGCAGCTTGATTCAGCGTGTCTGTTGCCTCTTCCAAGCTGTTGAcaagctgcgcgagcgtgtCCTGCGGGTGACTCCGTCTATAGGCTGCAAAGTCGAGGAGGGCCTTGGTCGCCACCTCGCTTCCCTCGTAGACTCTTTCGTTGAGAGCCTGCAGGCCGTGGAGTAGCGCAGCGGTGTTGTACGTCGCTGGATTGATGATGCCGACAATCGCCGACTTCACTGCGTTCTCGACGACCGAGGTCGCGTGGTTGACGGCTGAGTCTACCGCGGCGTTGACTTCTTCCGCCACCACGtggggcgggggcggagcGGCCCCCAGCACCAttgcgagaggcagaggcgcagccgaaGCGGAGGAATAGGGGGGATAGACAGAAGGTGCGGCGGAAAGAGGATAAGGCGTCGCGTAgggagcagacgcagaagagagagggtAGGGCGAATAGGGATACGGCGCCGGATAGACAGAGGGCGCGTAGGCGGCGGTCACGTACGCAGCGGACGGAGGCTGAGCCGCGCCAActggagggggaggcgccCTTCCTGCAGGGAGATGATGCACGTCGTAGGCCGCGGGAGAGGGCATCCCATagcgagagggcgccgacgccaaGGCAGGAAtcgaagccgcaggcgcagctgatGGAACAAATCTGGAAGACGAATACGAGGGCCCCTGATATGTGTAGCTCAGCGGCGCACTCGCGGCCGAGGCAAGAGCGCTGTCTTGGGGGTaaggcagcgaggaagaggcgcctTGTTGAGGAACGCTGTGTGAGTAAGACTCGTCGCCTGATCTCGGGAGAGAACTGTCAGACAACCGCAAGACGGGCGGGCgctcaggcgccgcggcgacgagactCTCTGCGCCATGTGCGTGTGCATACGGGGCgtgcgcgagagaaggcgaatAAGATCCCGCGCCGGAGGGGTGAGGCACCCCCGGAATTGAGGCCAGCGCGGACGGAACTGCGTGCGCGGGTAAGGGGATCTGTCTTTCCCAGGCAACCCGCTGAGGCTGCACTTCGCCACTGCTCCTCACTCTTCTTTCCAGGGGATCGTCTGGCGCAGGTCTGGGCCCCGAGTAGCCGCCGGCAGATCTCGGAGGTGGCGACAAAGGCTGGCCGTGCCCGCTGGCGCTCGGCCGCCTCTGGGGATTTGCGTCCGGGGGGCCTGGCTCTTTCCTGGGGGCCGTGGAACTCGCCTCTGACGCAGGAGCGGACGAGGGCAAAGCAGCCGCGTTTGCGCGTAGAATCTCCGCCAGAAATAGCGGATGCAGCTCAGGGGGAAGGCGCCTGGCGGTCTCGAGGaaagccgcgcgctgctgaggAGGTAGCAGACCGACTGCCTCGAGAGGAACTGCCAAAaacggcggaggagaagatgAGACGTACGCCGCCACAGGAGAAGAGGAgtcggcagacgcagacgctggaggcgcaggggcgtCAAGCGAGAGTGAAGGCGATGAAGCCAAAGCGGGCGAGAGCTCCACGGAGTCCGAGGGAGCAGACCTCTGCGCAGAAGACTGGGGAGGGGAGGAAGACGGGACTGGGGGCGTCTCATACATGACTGCTGACGAGGCagggagcgccggcgcttgAGGTTGAGCAGAGGCTGGCCTTGCACCGGCTGTAGGCGGCATCAGCGCCGCTTCGACCTTTTGAGTCCCCCCCTCCCAGCCCCGCTGTTTAACGTCTTCATGAGGTCGAGCGTCATCGTAATTGTCTtcagcgagcgacgcgccctcgagcggcttctccgcggaCTGCAGATATCTTCGGCCTTTGGCAGGGTCGGCCGCGCCGGGCTTTGACTTGCCCCCGTCGCCTTGAGGCGCACGCCCTTTCATTTTTGAAGCCACAAAATGACCTGCGCCAGTCTCTTTTCCTGCTTTATGGAGGCAtgctctctcctcgttctgGCCTGTGCCTTCTCTGTTTGCAGGCGAGTCGACCGCTGTCCGCGAGCGAGCGCCTGGTGCGCCAGCGGCTGAAGCAGCGTCCTCTGCAGTGAACGCGGAAGTCGGCGGATCCTGGTATTTCCCTCGAAACTCTTTCTGACCGCTTTGGGCGCTTGTCCGCGGGGCTTCCGGTGAAGATAACGTGGTCAAGGAGGGGACCCCCAAGGGATCTGCAACAGCGTGTGTCGATTTGTCTGCTTCAGTTTTATCTCTGATCCCATCGCTGCCCCCCGGACTGTCCTGCAAGGCCGAAAGCGGTGAAAGTTCACCCGGGGGCACGACTTCTGCAGCTTCGACACAGCAGAGGGGAAGACGCTGATGATACCTACGGTTGTGCGAGGAAAAGAAACAGAGCAGCGTtagcagaagaagcaggctCTTCCTGTTGTAAGTAAGCCTGAAAACTTGGAACCGACGGAGCCACCAGTTGTCACGCGGTGGCAGAACAGAAGACACGGAAGAGGACGTTCGGGTCCTTGAGGACAGTATGCGAGATGGAACAGATACCAGAGATGAACTTGAATCGCCAAAGAGGACACTCCACATCATGCTTGCTTCCGTGGAAAAGGAGCAAAGGTCGTCAGAGAAAAAGCTCGTCAGAGCAAGCGGGCAGTATCGATTTTCCACGAAAACCCCAAtttccagcagcagcagcacccgAAATAGCTGGTCGgacgagagacgagagcAGTTCAGCCGCTGAGATCCTGAAATCTATAGGCCCTCAGAACTGAAGCACGAAGTTACCGCAAAAGGTCGCGTGTAGAATGCTCGGACACAACAAAACAAGCATAGTCATGAACAGCAGATACAGACTGTCCTTGGAGTCTAAGGGGCACGCTGTGACGTGGCCAGTCAGTTTCTTATCTTGCAGGTTGGTGTAAAGAGCAAGGAGCCGTGTTGGACGGGAGCTATGTGAGAATTTCGCAAAAACTCAGGCACAGAAGACAAACGCTCTCCCACTTTGCTTCTGGTGGTCCGCGGGGGCTCTCTAAACGTTTAAGATATCTCGAACATCGTACAACCCGAGGTGTGTTCTCGTACATACTCTGTGAGCGATCCAGGTTCTAGAAAATCAACCAGGCTTCCCACCAGATGCATTTGCATGTTATGCGTGCTGAAATCAGTGACGTTATTATAGCATAGGAAAGAAGCGCTTCCAGCGGGCAGCGAACAGGGCATGATGCACGCCCAGCAAGTGCGGTAAGCAGTTCTTTCGCAAGGAAGACAAACAAAACACTTTTCCCAGCATGAGACAATTGAACACGCACTCAGATGAAAAGGGTAGAGACGTGTTGGCTGACAAGAACCTGAAGCGTCTGGTTGTGAAGAGAATCTCAAAAACTCCGACAGGATACCGGGCTACCTGACCAGATCGATATTATGTACGTTTTCGCTCTGTATTGAGGTACTCCACCGTACACATTGAAAGGAAAAAGACACGCGGCTTTCTTGATGACTCAAGAAATAAGGCGAGACACGACAAAAACGCCAGACCACTCGTCAACATTATCTGACCCGCGAACGCCATAGAGATCAAGGTTTCGCCACGCGGTGGTAGGGGTGGGAGAATTCCCCGGGGTATGTATCAACTACAGGGCGAAGGACCCCCGCGCCAACTGGCGATCAGAGGAGGAACCCCCTTAATGTTAATCGTAGAGGGCTTTCCGCTACACTAGATTATCTCAACGACTTCAGCAGATGTGTCCTGTCATTTGCTGGTTGGAGGGCAGCTGAAACAATCTATGTGGACTCTCTGATGGCGTTGTTCCCACCCACACGAGAAAACTGGGTTCGCCCGGGCGATCGCTATCCTAAGAGTTTTTCTGTGGAATACCCGCGCTCCTCTATACCCGGCGCTAACATACGGTGAAGCTAGGCTGCAGTGACTTACGACTCGCGGACGAGTGTCGGATGCGGTGAGGGAGGCATTCCTGTCGACAGGGTAACGAGGTGGAGTAGCGAatttcgcctctctcgtcaTACCGCATGATAATACCACTGTCTAATGTATCAAGTCATATGCAGAGGTATGCTTCAACCCCCTGAGCGACCGTGCTTCGGGCGCTAGCCCATTTGGACCTTGCCCGTTTCCGAGATGAGGAACGGGAAAAGCAGTACGTTTATCTGTAACACGGC contains:
- a CDS encoding hypothetical protein (encoded by transcript BESB_010910); translation: MKGRAPQGDGGKSKPGAADPAKGRRYLQSAEKPLEGASLAEDNYDDARPHEDVKQRGWEGGTQKVEAALMPPTAGARPASAQPQAPALPASSAVMYETPPVPSSSPPQSSAQRSAPSDSVELSPALASSPSLSLDAPAPPASASADSSSPVAAYVSSSPPPFLAVPLEAVGLLPPQQRAAFLETARRLPPELHPLFLAEILRANAAALPSSAPASEASSTAPRKEPGPPDANPQRRPSASGHGQPLSPPPRSAGGYSGPRPAPDDPLERRVRSSGEVQPQRVAWERQIPLPAHAVPSALASIPGVPHPSGAGSYSPSLAHAPYAHAHGAESLVAAAPERPPVLRLSDSSLPRSGDESYSHSVPQQGASSSLPYPQDSALASAASAPLSYTYQGPSYSSSRFVPSAAPAASIPALASAPSRYGMPSPAAYDVHHLPAGRAPPPPVGAAQPPSAAYVTAAYAPSVYPAPYPYSPYPLSSASAPYATPYPLSAAPSVYPPYSSASAAPLPLAMVLGAAPPPPHVVAEEVNAAVDSAVNHATSVVENAVKSAIVGIINPATYNTAALLHGLQALNERVYEGSEVATKALLDFAAYRRSHPQDTLAQLVNSLEEATDTLNQAATAGTPRLKPTLEAAQKDGNPSVSKSGQPLLEGMGVFSPSKESPYTPGSLQADAFSAAVLEGQEVGARGVEPSSPRKHLSRKDDESGKERFEETASRAKKGPASTGGGKGSSEVLSGQGADSADAGLPQEIIDLRSLLTKEQIAVIESLTEFLNLGFDAALNFVKSQSRGVLGLKQFPFFQPLQQKILGMYQRASANRDADKQRLEEDERREADRRAALHKADRERQFWAEIQREAAKQGLDPRAVAERLIQLNAQQAAHDSRRGGGAASKARPGLPLPHSYQAEASVPHHARGALGTGFPLQRSLVVRSPTVLEGESRRLSPGAPIQPHAALSVSPGRRLDRTANEEGPADAAQDEAVENDSGETKPETDAAGNATEEGEGELVGAAKGESEKKSPAAAPTEEKPTSASGGDNASSMQVDPSVRAGRSEERAQQASSDDTGGKASSPRRAAPSSEAREADSAGNDREEPFLASRLAPSSSPRRLSISPPLSLSGFSAFPFSSPSAHSPPKRLPAPSAVVLPPVVALPSALGVSVSPSALDQLLSLMGVPENCLLENFRYRGLANVVDRRSSLSTCLAACRAAAAASRSPALAREAGAAAGSPASFPPAQSAPSCGFFSYLPEVELCYRYATVEGLLPAAGYVSAPTSCSVVERALPGRETARRADDAFVVSGFQAQRQREGEEGEGLLAQDDARGRLAGSRDQRAETGRDRRPAGEIGSFESRAGEPATNQHPQGRRGDLAIEEVTGKLHPAEREDGERQTTGTTAARDNPQPLPAAEARIPTAASPSTASSSPASGLPPFFSSASFLAASAVSEGRPHEERGKTSEAELAEGRTLPQASPRIDAGESTGDAKGLAEMSVAAMPGSRSSGKASEGQEVNVEVLTPSPSSQTHFFSPSLAKHEADAGVKDVSVPETAPPQASEGTRTAAPSPMRQPAPPSALATATAIQAPPTFVSDSLSTADSPPTSSVPPHFSSFLAPSPAERPPNVPAFSAPPEVPSHSAAPSRSYPQMPSPSSASLAPAAGGQLQRQQVAPSFSSPPANAPPGVAAPAPAPWVYLPPPSVPGASGGLSPPPAAPLPPSPVLVGAAVPAAYAPSFATPAGSFLPPAASPAAAPAYSGFAAPQPLSALSALAPLPTIATPAASTAGSLLQTTQGLMQAGNALMQAFPLQQLLDAGQQLYASGFFRNRGMKHLQLPGLGPQKQELPPPPGMEKPTVNCASEGMTCCVPENAAEKWKERPPFLNNHEKQKKCRAHFVSMLNSLCATTSYSLKGDAIRDKYAAGASFEDEDDNCGLVLTETRDFWIFHHTLVIPGKNMNNAICECKEPKAANEEGLRQIEGFATWEFSLQAVHAMEEQAARGEQIAKGLGTALALTTMLGQQGEEAIGHVLEHASSRGARK